The proteins below are encoded in one region of Bacillus vallismortis:
- a CDS encoding Cof-type HAD-IIB family hydrolase, translating into MSKQLLALNIDGALLRSNGKIHQATKDAIEYVKKKGIYVTLVTNRHFRSAQKIAKSLKLDAKLITHSGAYIAEKIDAPFFEKRISDDHTFNIVQVLESYQCNIRLLHEKYSIGNKKKVNSNLLGKALIHPSDPIFYPVQFVESLSDLLMDEPVSAPVIEVYTEHDIQHDMTETITKAFSAVDVIRVSDEKLNIVPKGVSKEAGLALVASELGLTMDDVVVIGHQYDDLPMIELAGLGVAMGNAAPEIKRKADWVTRSNDEQGVAYMMKEYFRMQQRKGFLDKFHMKRV; encoded by the coding sequence GTGTCAAAACAATTGCTTGCCTTAAACATAGATGGAGCGCTGCTTCGGTCGAACGGAAAGATTCATCAGGCAACGAAAGACGCGATAGAATATGTAAAGAAAAAAGGGATTTACGTCACACTCGTGACCAACCGACATTTTCGTTCAGCACAGAAAATAGCGAAATCGCTTAAGCTGGATGCCAAGCTGATCACCCATAGCGGAGCATACATCGCTGAGAAAATAGACGCCCCGTTTTTCGAAAAAAGAATTTCTGATGATCATACCTTTAATATTGTTCAAGTGCTGGAGAGCTATCAATGCAATATTCGGCTTCTTCACGAGAAGTATTCCATTGGAAACAAGAAAAAGGTGAATTCTAATTTATTGGGGAAAGCACTTATTCATCCCTCTGATCCGATCTTTTATCCCGTCCAGTTTGTTGAATCATTAAGCGATCTTCTCATGGATGAGCCGGTGAGTGCGCCTGTCATCGAGGTGTATACGGAGCACGATATTCAGCATGATATGACAGAAACGATTACGAAAGCTTTTTCGGCGGTTGACGTCATCCGTGTAAGTGACGAGAAGCTGAATATCGTCCCGAAAGGTGTCTCGAAGGAAGCGGGCCTGGCCCTTGTCGCTTCTGAACTTGGGCTGACCATGGATGATGTCGTGGTCATTGGGCACCAGTATGACGATCTTCCGATGATTGAACTTGCAGGTCTTGGGGTAGCGATGGGGAACGCCGCTCCGGAGATCAAGAGAAAGGCCGATTGGGTCACAAGGTCCAATGATGAGCAAGGTGTCGCTTACATGATGAAGGAATACTTCCGAATGCAGCAGCGAAAAGGATTTCTTGATAAGTTCCACATGAAACGTGTGTAA
- a CDS encoding DNA alkylation repair protein, whose translation MADLKEIYNEKLISQLIHHIKASCPGFHQGRFEEQLLKEDWPELALKERMRRITASLYETLPKPYNEALAILRDAAPHFKGLSGILFPDYVEQYGLAHWDESIKALEYFTQYSTSEFAVRPFLLLDQEKMIAQLLKWSEHENEHVRRLASEGSRPRLPWGKTIPALKLDPSPVLPILEKLMQDESLYVRKSVANNLNDISKTHPHLLRKVADQWYGTHRYADWIIKHAYRTLLKKGDQQALALFGYENADLIELHDFTCQSSRIAIGESLEFSFSIHSDRDQKVRIEYAIDFVKARGQRHQKVFKISETTIRKNETKSYTKVHSFRDLTTRKHYKGIHTLSVIINGEAKDSLDFQVC comes from the coding sequence ATGGCTGATTTAAAAGAAATTTACAATGAAAAACTGATATCTCAATTGATACACCATATAAAGGCATCTTGCCCTGGTTTTCATCAAGGCCGCTTCGAGGAACAGTTGCTGAAGGAAGACTGGCCTGAACTCGCTTTAAAAGAGCGGATGCGCCGCATTACAGCTTCCTTATACGAAACACTGCCAAAACCGTACAATGAAGCACTCGCTATTTTACGGGATGCAGCCCCTCATTTTAAAGGGCTCAGCGGCATTCTATTCCCTGATTATGTGGAACAGTATGGGTTAGCGCATTGGGACGAATCCATAAAGGCATTGGAATACTTTACACAATATTCTACCTCAGAATTTGCTGTAAGGCCTTTTTTGCTTTTAGATCAAGAAAAAATGATTGCGCAATTGCTAAAATGGTCTGAGCATGAAAATGAACACGTGAGAAGACTAGCGAGCGAAGGAAGCAGACCCCGGCTGCCGTGGGGAAAAACGATACCCGCTTTGAAATTGGACCCTTCCCCCGTTCTGCCGATCCTTGAGAAGCTGATGCAGGACGAGTCCTTGTATGTGAGGAAAAGCGTGGCCAACAACCTTAACGATATATCAAAAACGCACCCTCACTTGCTGAGAAAAGTCGCTGACCAATGGTACGGAACACATCGCTATGCCGATTGGATCATCAAACACGCCTATCGGACCTTATTAAAAAAGGGTGATCAACAGGCCTTAGCGCTTTTTGGTTATGAAAATGCTGATTTGATAGAATTACATGATTTCACATGCCAATCCAGCCGTATAGCCATTGGCGAAAGCCTTGAATTTTCTTTCTCTATTCATTCAGACAGGGATCAAAAAGTAAGAATTGAATACGCAATTGATTTTGTAAAAGCAAGAGGCCAGCGTCATCAAAAAGTATTTAAAATATCAGAAACAACCATAAGAAAAAACGAAACGAAGTCATACACAAAAGTTCATTCCTTTAGGGATCTAACCACCAGAAAACATTACAAAGGAATTCATACATTATCAGTAATCATCAATGGAGAGGCAAAAGATTCATTGGATTTCCAAGTTTGCTGA
- a CDS encoding YlbF family regulator, with protein MAVNFYDVAYDLEKSLRGSEEFTRLKNLYDEVNADESAKRMFENFRDVQLRLQQKQMAGEEITEEEVTQAQKTVALVQQHEKISQLMEAEQRMSMLIGELNKIIMKPLEELYGSVEG; from the coding sequence ATGGCTGTTAATTTTTATGATGTAGCATATGACCTGGAAAAATCATTACGCGGGAGCGAAGAGTTCACCCGTTTAAAAAACCTTTATGATGAAGTAAACGCAGATGAATCTGCAAAGCGCATGTTTGAAAACTTCCGTGATGTGCAGCTTAGACTCCAGCAAAAACAAATGGCAGGAGAAGAAATTACAGAAGAAGAAGTAACGCAGGCTCAAAAAACAGTTGCGCTTGTACAGCAGCACGAAAAAATTTCCCAGCTGATGGAAGCGGAGCAGCGCATGAGCATGCTGATCGGCGAATTGAACAAAATCATTATGAAGCCTTTGGAAGAGCTTTACGGCAGTGTCGAAGGCTAA
- a CDS encoding DUF445 domain-containing protein, whose translation MGIAGTFIFMIVIGAAIGAVTNHLAIQMLFRPYKAHYLFGKRVPFTPGLIPRRRDELAKQMGLMVVNHLLTPEGIKKRLVSDTAKKQALQVGEQLIQKLSLSEMTVKEALERAGIKRPDEAADAWISSWTDDKLNELFRQYEHRSLKELVPLEVQEKLEEKIPMISEYILSRGINYFESDEGKIRLGHMIDDFLKERGMLGSMVQMFLGNTSLADRVLPELLKFLRNDETKRLLSDLLKNEWGKLKEYTFYEADEKWNAKALIFSLKRRVLQTFSTAPFFDKTIGTLTLRYESELTQQMLPALLDKLLEGVSANLESVLKRMRLEEIVKEQVDQFPVQRLEEMVLSISKKEFKMITYLGGLLGGIIGAVQALFVTLF comes from the coding sequence ATGGGTATTGCAGGAACCTTTATTTTTATGATCGTGATCGGCGCTGCCATTGGCGCGGTGACGAATCATTTAGCAATTCAAATGCTATTTAGGCCATATAAAGCGCACTATTTGTTTGGGAAACGAGTCCCTTTTACTCCTGGACTGATTCCGAGAAGACGGGATGAGCTTGCAAAACAAATGGGACTGATGGTCGTCAATCATCTCTTAACCCCTGAAGGCATTAAAAAGCGGCTCGTCTCTGATACAGCCAAAAAGCAGGCTCTTCAAGTCGGTGAACAGCTGATTCAAAAGCTGTCACTTTCTGAAATGACAGTAAAAGAAGCGCTTGAAAGAGCCGGGATCAAGCGTCCCGATGAAGCGGCAGACGCATGGATCAGCAGCTGGACGGATGATAAGCTGAATGAGCTTTTCCGCCAATACGAACACCGATCGTTAAAAGAGCTGGTGCCTTTGGAAGTGCAGGAAAAGCTTGAGGAAAAGATTCCGATGATTTCAGAATATATATTGTCACGCGGCATCAATTATTTTGAAAGTGATGAAGGGAAAATCCGTCTCGGCCATATGATTGATGACTTTTTAAAAGAGCGCGGCATGCTTGGAAGCATGGTGCAAATGTTTTTGGGCAATACCAGCCTCGCGGATCGCGTGTTGCCGGAGCTGCTGAAGTTTTTGCGGAATGACGAGACAAAAAGGCTGCTTTCTGACCTTTTGAAAAACGAATGGGGCAAGCTGAAGGAGTATACGTTTTATGAAGCAGATGAAAAATGGAATGCCAAGGCGCTCATTTTCAGCCTGAAACGAAGAGTGCTGCAAACATTTTCGACTGCCCCTTTCTTCGATAAGACGATCGGAACGCTTACTCTCCGGTATGAATCTGAATTGACCCAGCAAATGCTGCCGGCACTGTTAGACAAATTGCTTGAAGGCGTTTCAGCCAATCTTGAAAGCGTCTTAAAACGGATGCGCCTTGAGGAAATCGTCAAGGAGCAGGTGGATCAATTCCCGGTACAGCGTCTTGAAGAAATGGTGCTGTCCATTTCAAAAAAAGAATTTAAAATGATTACCTATTTAGGAGGCCTTCTCGGCGGAATCATAGGTGCGGTTCAAGCGTTGTTTGTCACCCTTTTTTAA
- the spaC gene encoding spore coat associated protein SpaC gives MITLGFMSLSRQHEADYSAELAKRAPEFGIRFIRFTPFDISPDTLRVKASVYHSASSTWNETELAIPEYIYDRCFYGKDSQSQKAKPIVEWLKKYPKTEFIGRGLPDKWTVLHDLQQHAVINPYIPETMKVSRYEQIHSFLSKDKACILKPAFGAGGRGVILLALGKKHITATYHIGKDKQTKTFSNHASFKTWCKKVLQHHYLLQPYLNIQDKEQYPCDIRLFMEKNEAGEWNTVGKAVRRGYKHGLLANLSGGSDVLTFDSWFEGIPKKQQVVLLDDVFSITQSVPYYLDERYGPLFELGLDICLAKDGRIWILDINSKPGRKSILRVSPEQKEQMYTCPLKRCQYLFSEQSRKGVLPRES, from the coding sequence ATGATAACACTCGGTTTTATGTCCTTATCCCGCCAGCATGAAGCGGATTATTCCGCAGAATTGGCCAAAAGAGCACCCGAATTCGGCATACGATTCATCCGGTTTACACCGTTCGATATTTCACCTGACACGTTGCGTGTCAAAGCCTCGGTCTATCATTCGGCCAGCAGCACTTGGAACGAAACTGAATTAGCCATTCCAGAATATATTTATGACCGCTGTTTTTACGGCAAGGATTCACAATCCCAAAAAGCAAAGCCGATCGTTGAATGGCTCAAAAAATATCCGAAAACAGAATTCATCGGCCGGGGGCTTCCTGATAAATGGACTGTCCTTCATGATTTGCAGCAGCACGCTGTGATCAATCCTTATATTCCGGAGACGATGAAGGTGAGCCGCTATGAGCAAATCCATTCCTTTTTATCCAAGGATAAAGCCTGCATCCTAAAACCGGCGTTCGGCGCAGGAGGCAGAGGCGTTATTCTATTGGCGCTCGGCAAGAAACACATAACCGCCACGTATCACATCGGAAAGGATAAGCAGACAAAAACCTTTTCCAACCATGCTTCTTTTAAAACATGGTGCAAAAAAGTGCTACAGCATCACTATTTGCTTCAGCCTTATTTAAATATTCAAGATAAAGAGCAATACCCATGTGATATCCGCCTGTTCATGGAAAAAAACGAAGCAGGTGAATGGAATACAGTGGGAAAGGCCGTGAGACGCGGATATAAACACGGGCTGCTAGCCAATTTGTCAGGCGGGTCTGATGTACTTACATTCGATTCTTGGTTTGAAGGTATACCGAAAAAACAGCAAGTGGTCTTACTTGATGACGTGTTCTCGATTACCCAGTCGGTTCCTTATTATCTTGATGAGCGCTATGGGCCTCTGTTTGAACTAGGCCTCGATATATGCCTTGCGAAGGACGGGAGGATCTGGATATTGGATATTAATTCCAAACCGGGCAGAAAGTCAATTTTGCGAGTCTCTCCCGAGCAAAAAGAACAAATGTACACTTGTCCCCTAAAGCGCTGCCAATATCTGTTTTCTGAGCAAAGCCGGAAAGGAGTTCTTCCGCGTGAATCATAA
- a CDS encoding YheC/YheD family protein, which translates to MNHKRFLIGIDKTSENTLILPFSLKRDGLLHAAFGTKVVRCHVSYRRHLEQTVLLSENLFHELFLPHRSRADILIHDHTVHIGPLIGIFTAGFTVSLERPFKDRSLFFSKLLTLHEQAGGYCFVFGAHQINWEEGTIEGLLYRENGWEKKVVPLPNVVYDRLPNRKIEDSLLLQHTKKRLIDEYQIPWFNKTFFNKWSVHQLLEKDPRTAPFLPKSALAPSEERIDELCDAYKKVYIKPANGALGTGIYQLTKTGDGLTVKHTNDAKTFSSVEYSDAASFLKEFQKQHNLSDFLIQQGVDLIKFQGKPADFRVHTNKNRKGKWTVTAIAVKISGENSITTHLSNGGIVKTLAEVYGNPAERIEVIKKLSAAALTASHVLHDHIEGLIGEIGFDFGIDQNGKVWMFEANSRPGRSIFSHPNLHHVDSLTKRRSFEYASYLSEKAIISPEALWPS; encoded by the coding sequence GTGAATCATAAACGGTTTTTGATCGGCATAGACAAAACCAGTGAAAACACCTTAATTTTGCCCTTTTCGCTGAAAAGAGACGGTCTCTTGCATGCCGCGTTCGGAACGAAGGTTGTCAGATGCCACGTTTCTTACAGACGGCATTTAGAACAAACCGTCCTTCTCTCTGAAAATCTGTTTCACGAGCTTTTTCTTCCCCATCGAAGCAGAGCTGACATTCTGATTCATGATCATACGGTACATATCGGGCCGTTAATCGGCATCTTTACGGCAGGGTTTACCGTATCACTTGAACGCCCATTTAAGGATCGCTCCCTCTTTTTTTCAAAGCTTCTCACATTACACGAGCAAGCAGGAGGCTACTGCTTCGTGTTTGGCGCTCACCAAATCAATTGGGAGGAAGGTACGATTGAGGGGCTCCTTTACAGGGAAAACGGCTGGGAGAAAAAAGTCGTCCCGCTGCCGAACGTCGTTTATGACCGTTTGCCAAACCGAAAAATTGAAGATTCGCTTCTCTTGCAACATACAAAAAAGAGACTCATCGATGAATACCAGATTCCATGGTTTAATAAAACGTTTTTTAATAAATGGAGCGTTCATCAATTGCTCGAAAAAGATCCGAGAACAGCCCCTTTTCTGCCGAAATCCGCGCTGGCACCGTCTGAGGAGCGGATCGATGAGCTTTGTGACGCATACAAAAAAGTTTATATAAAACCGGCCAACGGAGCACTCGGAACCGGCATTTACCAGCTGACAAAAACAGGCGATGGCCTGACGGTGAAACATACGAATGATGCTAAAACGTTTTCTTCAGTTGAATATTCCGATGCCGCTTCATTTCTGAAAGAATTTCAAAAACAGCACAATCTGTCCGATTTTCTCATTCAGCAAGGTGTCGATTTGATTAAGTTTCAAGGCAAACCAGCGGATTTCCGTGTCCATACCAATAAAAACAGAAAAGGAAAATGGACCGTGACAGCAATCGCCGTGAAAATTTCCGGAGAAAACAGCATTACAACACATCTTTCTAATGGCGGAATCGTCAAAACACTTGCAGAAGTATACGGTAATCCCGCTGAAAGAATTGAGGTCATTAAAAAGCTTTCTGCTGCAGCACTGACAGCAAGCCATGTGCTTCACGACCATATCGAAGGGTTGATCGGGGAGATCGGTTTCGATTTTGGCATAGATCAGAACGGTAAAGTATGGATGTTTGAAGCGAATTCACGTCCGGGTCGCAGTATTTTTTCTCATCCGAATTTGCATCATGTTGATTCTCTGACAAAACGAAGAAGCTTTGAATACGCGTCATATCTATCCGAGAAGGCGATTATCTCCCCTGAAGCGCTATGGCCTTCGTAA
- a CDS encoding YheE family protein, whose protein sequence is MAAMISHFSWKPLFQKEKLPGWRISFYYKGTHYEGIYHKSGEIEWGDLFPARADEPALTNEIHELMLFHIYD, encoded by the coding sequence GTGGCCGCCATGATTTCTCATTTCAGCTGGAAACCGTTGTTCCAAAAAGAAAAGCTGCCCGGATGGAGAATTTCGTTTTATTATAAAGGAACCCATTATGAAGGCATCTATCATAAAAGCGGTGAAATTGAATGGGGAGATTTGTTTCCCGCCCGCGCTGATGAGCCTGCTCTTACAAACGAAATACATGAACTGATGCTTTTTCATATTTATGACTAG
- the sspB gene encoding beta type acid-soluble spore protein SspB: MANQNSSNQLLVPGAAQAIDQMKLEIASEFGVNLGADTTSRANGSVGGEITKRLVSFAQQHMGGSEQ; this comes from the coding sequence ATGGCTAACCAAAACTCTTCAAATCAATTATTAGTTCCTGGCGCAGCTCAGGCTATCGATCAAATGAAACTTGAAATCGCTTCTGAGTTCGGCGTTAACCTTGGAGCGGATACAACTTCCCGCGCTAACGGTTCTGTCGGTGGAGAAATCACTAAGCGTTTAGTCTCTTTTGCTCAGCAGCATATGGGCGGCAGCGAACAATAA
- a CDS encoding NAD(P)-dependent oxidoreductase translates to MRIALLGASGRVGQAFLKQAAADGQFDMYALLRAQQSGLPLPEDRLVMGNARRREDVEKVVKDAEIVISCLGTDGDDTLSVAMANIIAIMKEQHIKRVITIGTAGILNSRYEPGKYRFETSESKRKLTRAAKEHAKVYEMLKESSLDWTIICPTYLPDGAATGEYRVERNVLPEGGTSITVGDTADFLYHELITGEYAGYRAGLAY, encoded by the coding sequence ATGAGAATCGCTTTATTAGGAGCCAGCGGGCGCGTCGGACAAGCTTTTTTGAAACAAGCGGCCGCAGATGGACAATTTGATATGTACGCTCTACTCAGAGCTCAGCAATCTGGGCTTCCCCTTCCAGAAGACCGGCTCGTCATGGGAAATGCGCGCCGCCGGGAAGATGTGGAAAAAGTTGTGAAGGATGCTGAAATCGTGATCAGCTGTCTCGGCACGGATGGTGATGATACCTTGTCTGTAGCGATGGCAAATATAATCGCCATTATGAAAGAACAGCATATCAAACGGGTGATTACGATCGGTACCGCAGGCATTCTTAATTCCCGATATGAACCGGGAAAGTACCGGTTTGAAACAAGTGAATCAAAACGAAAGCTAACCCGAGCAGCCAAGGAGCATGCAAAAGTATACGAAATGCTAAAAGAATCATCTTTAGACTGGACAATCATCTGCCCCACTTACCTCCCGGACGGAGCAGCAACCGGCGAGTACCGTGTGGAGCGTAACGTTTTGCCGGAGGGCGGCACAAGCATTACGGTCGGCGATACAGCTGATTTTTTATATCATGAGCTCATTACAGGCGAGTATGCCGGATATCGTGCCGGACTGGCCTATTAA
- the bmrD gene encoding multidrug resistance ABC transporter ATP-binding protein/permease BmrD: MKTGKTLWRYALLYRKLLIIAVFLLAVAVGAELTGPFIGKKMIDDHILGIEKTWYEAAEKDKNAVQFHGTSYVREDRMQEPVSQEKEAHIYQVGMAFYFVDQAVSFDGNRTVSDGKLTITNGNKSRTYAAEKLTKEEVFQFYQPEIRGMMVLICLYGGLLVFSVFFQYGQHYLLQMSANRIIQRMRQDVFSHIQKMPIRYFDNLPAGKVVARITNDTEAVRDLYVTVLSTFVTSGIYMVGIFAALFLLDVKLALVCLAIVPIICLWSVIYRKYASYYNRKIRSINSDINAKMNESIQGMTIIQAFRHQKETMREFEKLNESHFYFQNRMLNLNSLMSHNLVNVIRNLAFVSLIWHFGGASLNAAGIVSVGVLYAFVDYLNRLFQPITGIVNQFSKLELARVSAGRVFELLEEKNTEEAGEPAKERALGRVEFRNVSFAYHDGEEVLKHISFTAQKGETVALVGHTGSGKSSILNLLFRFYDAQKGDVLIDGKSIYNMSRQELRSHMGIVLQDPYLFSGTIGSNVSLDDENMTDEKIKKALRQVGAESLLEKLPQGINEPVIEKGSTLSSGERQLISFARALAFDPAILILDEATAHIDTETEAVIQKALDVVKQGRTTFVIAHRLSTIRNADQILVLDKGEIVERGNHEELMAVKGQYYQMYELQKGKKHSIA; this comes from the coding sequence ATGAAAACAGGAAAAACGTTATGGAGATACGCACTCCTTTATCGGAAATTGCTGATCATAGCCGTCTTTTTGCTAGCTGTCGCCGTAGGAGCAGAACTGACTGGGCCGTTTATCGGCAAAAAAATGATTGACGATCATATCCTCGGTATTGAGAAAACTTGGTATGAAGCTGCGGAAAAAGATAAAAACGCCGTTCAGTTTCACGGCACCTCTTATGTAAGAGAGGACCGTATGCAGGAACCTGTTTCTCAAGAAAAAGAAGCGCATATTTATCAAGTGGGGATGGCGTTCTATTTTGTTGATCAGGCTGTCAGCTTTGACGGGAACAGAACGGTTTCTGACGGAAAGCTGACAATCACAAACGGAAACAAGAGCCGGACATATGCTGCCGAAAAGCTGACAAAAGAGGAAGTTTTCCAGTTCTATCAGCCGGAAATAAGAGGAATGATGGTTCTGATCTGTCTTTATGGAGGCTTGCTCGTCTTTTCTGTATTTTTTCAATACGGACAGCATTATTTGCTGCAGATGAGCGCCAATCGGATTATTCAGAGGATGAGGCAGGACGTGTTTTCGCATATACAGAAAATGCCGATACGCTATTTTGATAACCTTCCCGCAGGCAAAGTGGTTGCGCGGATTACCAATGATACGGAAGCCGTCAGGGATTTATATGTCACAGTGCTGTCAACATTTGTGACAAGCGGAATCTATATGGTCGGCATATTCGCAGCTTTGTTTCTGCTTGATGTGAAGCTCGCGTTAGTGTGCCTGGCCATTGTGCCGATCATCTGTCTGTGGTCAGTTATCTACCGAAAATACGCGTCTTATTACAATCGAAAAATCCGCTCGATCAACAGTGACATTAACGCAAAGATGAATGAGTCCATTCAAGGCATGACCATTATTCAGGCTTTCCGCCACCAGAAGGAAACGATGAGAGAATTTGAGAAATTAAATGAATCTCATTTTTATTTTCAAAACAGGATGCTGAATTTAAACTCCTTAATGTCCCATAACCTTGTCAATGTGATCCGAAACCTTGCGTTTGTCAGTCTGATCTGGCACTTTGGCGGTGCGAGCCTGAATGCGGCTGGAATTGTTTCTGTCGGCGTGCTGTACGCGTTTGTTGATTATTTAAACCGGTTATTTCAGCCGATCACAGGCATCGTCAACCAGTTTTCAAAGCTGGAGCTGGCACGGGTTTCCGCCGGGCGTGTTTTCGAACTGCTTGAAGAAAAGAATACGGAAGAAGCAGGTGAGCCTGCAAAGGAGCGTGCTCTGGGACGGGTTGAATTTCGTAATGTGTCATTTGCATATCATGACGGTGAAGAGGTATTAAAACATATTTCCTTTACCGCACAAAAAGGCGAAACTGTAGCGCTCGTTGGCCATACAGGATCAGGAAAAAGCTCGATTTTGAATCTTTTGTTTCGTTTTTATGATGCGCAAAAAGGGGATGTTCTGATTGATGGAAAAAGCATTTACAACATGTCAAGACAGGAACTCAGATCCCACATGGGCATTGTCCTTCAGGACCCTTACCTATTCTCGGGCACGATCGGTTCTAACGTAAGCCTTGATGATGAAAACATGACCGATGAAAAGATCAAAAAAGCGCTGCGGCAAGTCGGGGCCGAGAGCCTTTTGGAAAAGCTGCCCCAAGGCATCAATGAACCGGTGATTGAAAAAGGGAGCACGCTATCTTCTGGAGAGCGGCAATTAATATCTTTCGCAAGAGCTCTGGCCTTTGATCCCGCTATTTTGATCTTAGATGAAGCTACGGCGCATATTGATACAGAGACAGAGGCCGTGATCCAGAAGGCGCTCGATGTCGTAAAACAAGGACGCACCACTTTCGTCATCGCCCATCGGCTTTCAACAATCAGAAACGCAGATCAGATTTTGGTCCTTGATAAAGGAGAAATTGTTGAGAGAGGGAACCATGAGGAATTAATGGCGGTCAAAGGACAATACTATCAAATGTATGAGCTGCAAAAAGGCAAGAAACATTCCATCGCATAA